In Arachis hypogaea cultivar Tifrunner chromosome 17, arahy.Tifrunner.gnm2.J5K5, whole genome shotgun sequence, a single window of DNA contains:
- the LOC112763702 gene encoding uncharacterized protein gives MQTTLAASLTGLNSTLQALISHMEPPSNSTSTCTIQPSSSSASLSQPLPNPKGGINAITLRSGTKLQERSHEEPSPIEVEDVVLIEEVEKEDEAQEVVEEVIAQPRGGIPKDGDVLQYATLIPFPTLVRKTKKRVELDPKMVEMFKKVEDLCMNKEKLNDLETIPLGSSISTLMDDVPEKCGDPGPCLVTCTIDGVEFVDCMYDLGACVSIMPLSIYEVLKLPPLKRSAARFVLADKSIISVVGIAEDVLVSIKGLVLPIDFHILKMPPSDSGRTSSILLGRPFLKTSRFKLDAFSGTYSFEIDGREVSFNLDEAMRHPPEDHSIFRCDSIDNVVVQVQ, from the exons ATGCAAACAACACTTGCCGCAAGCCTTACCGGTCTCAATTCTACACTCCAAGCCCTTATTTCCCACATGGAACCCCCCTCAAACTCTACCTCTACCTGTAccattcaaccctcaagctcaaGTGCCTCACTCTCTCAACctctacccaaccccaagggtggcatcaatgccattaccttGAGGTCCGGCACCAAATTACAAGAGAGGAGTCATGAAGAGCCAAGTCCAATAGAGGTTGAGGATGTGGTTTTGATAGAAGAAGTTGAAAAGGAGGATGAAGCCCAAGAGGTAGTCGAAGAAGTGATTGCTCAACCAAGGGGTGGAATACCTAAGGATGGGGATGTCTTGCAATATGCTACTCTAATCCCATTTCCCACATTGGTAAGGAAGACCAAGAAGCGAGTTGAGTTGGACCCCAAAATGGTGgagatgttcaagaaagttgag GACCTATGCATGAACAAGGAGAAGCTtaatgatttagaaactattccattgGGAAGCTCAATCTCTACTTTAATGGATGATGTGCCGGAGAAGTGTGGCGACCCCGGCCCTTGCCTAGTAACTTGCACCATAGATGGAGTCGAATTTGTTGATTGTATGTACGATCTTGGCgcgtgtgtgagtattatgcccttATCCATTTATGAGGTCTTGAAGCTTCCGCCGTTGAAACGGTCGGCCGCCCGATTTGTTTTGGCAGACAAAAGCATAATTTCTGTAGTTGGTATCGCGGAGGATGTTCTAGTGAGTATAAAGGGGTTGGTCTTACCGATTGATTTTCATATTCTCAAAATGCCCCCTAGTGATTCCGGGAGGACCTCATCTATCTTGCTTGGGAGGCCCTTCTTGAAAACCTCCCGGTTCAAACTAGATGCGTTTTCAGGTACCTACTCGTTTGAGATCGATGGAAGAGAAGTGAGCTTTAATCTTGACGAAGCCATGAGACATCCACCGGAGGATCACTCTATTTTCCGGTGTGATTCGATTGATAATGTTGTGGTCCAAGTTCAATAA